The following coding sequences are from one Beggiatoa alba B18LD window:
- the folE gene encoding GTP cyclohydrolase I FolE, producing MFQDASKYPIQDNAVDVLTSVYRDIITNVGEDVTRDGLLKTPERAAKAILRLTSGYQQDLQSIVNGALFESDSDQVVLVRDIEFYSLCEHHLLPFFGKCHVGYLPRGKVLGLSKVARIVDMFSRRLQIQEQLTHQVALAIQECTDAYGVGVVMDARHMCMIMRGVEKQSSSTTTSAMLGTFRQNPAARAEFLSLIASSNSSL from the coding sequence ATGTTCCAAGACGCTTCAAAATATCCTATTCAAGACAATGCTGTTGATGTCCTGACATCTGTTTATCGTGACATTATCACCAATGTCGGTGAAGATGTGACTCGTGATGGTTTATTAAAAACCCCAGAGCGTGCCGCAAAAGCAATACTGCGTTTAACCAGCGGTTATCAACAAGATTTACAATCGATTGTCAATGGGGCGTTATTTGAATCAGACAGTGACCAAGTTGTCTTAGTACGAGATATTGAATTTTATAGCTTATGTGAACATCACCTGTTGCCGTTTTTTGGTAAATGTCATGTTGGCTATTTACCACGTGGCAAAGTGTTAGGTCTGTCTAAAGTCGCGCGAATTGTTGATATGTTCTCACGTCGCTTACAAATTCAAGAACAACTTACCCATCAAGTTGCTTTAGCAATTCAGGAATGTACAGATGCATATGGCGTTGGGGTTGTCATGGATGCACGTCATATGTGTATGATTATGCGGGGGGTAGAGAAACAAAGCTCAAGTACAACCACCTCCGCAATGCTTGGCACATTCCGCCAAAACCCTGCCGCCCGTGCGGAGTTCTTATCATTAATCGCATCCTCTAACTCTAGTTTATAA